One region of Quercus lobata isolate SW786 chromosome 2, ValleyOak3.0 Primary Assembly, whole genome shotgun sequence genomic DNA includes:
- the LOC115974535 gene encoding biotin carboxylase 1, chloroplastic yields MDATLPFCKSVTSTPGLFVGTSRGIRAASQCSFMVGNSRVNFPRQRAEGAQVGSYKAKKRGGALHATCRAEKILIANRGEIAVRVIRTAHEMGIPCVAVYSTIDKDALHVKLADESVCIGEAPSNQSYLLIQNVLSAAISRKCTMLHPGYGFLAENAVFVEMCREHRINFIGPNPDSIRVMGDKSTARETMKKAGVPTVPGSDGLLQSTEEAIKLANEIGYPVMIKATAGGGGRGMRLAKEPEEFVKLLQQAKSEAAAAFGNDGVYLEKYIQNPRHIEFQVLADKFGNVVHFGERDCSIQRRNQKLLEEAPSPALTPELRKAMGDAAVAAAASIGYIGVGTVEFLLDERGSFYFMEMNTRIQVEHPVTEMISSVDLIEEQIRVAMGEKLRYKQEDIVLRGHSIECRINAEDAFKGFRPGPGRITAYLPSGGPFVRMDSHVYPDYVVPPSYDSLLGKLIVWAPTREKAIERMKRALDDTIITGVPTTIEYHKLILEVEDFKNGKVDTAFIPKHEQELAAPQNLVPTTSGKELAGTAA; encoded by the exons ATGGATGCCACACTGCCTTTTTGCAAATCTGTCACCTCAACTCCT GGTTTATTTGTGGGGACGAGTAGAGGAATCAGAGCTGCTTCCCAATGTAGCTTTATGGTGGGAAATAGTAGAGTGAACTTTCCAAGGCAAAGAGCTGAGGGTGCACAAGTTGGAAGTTACAAAGCTAAGAAGCGTGGAGGAGCTCTCCATGCTACATGTCGTGCTGAGAAAATTCTGATTGCGAATAGAGGAGAGATTGCCGTTCGGGTCATTAGAACTGCTCATGAGATGGGGATACCTTGTGTGGCTGTTTACTCAACCATTGACAAGGATGCACTCCATGTGAAATTGGCTGATGAATCGGTTTGCATTGGTGAAGCACCAAGCAATCAGTC GTATTTATTAATTCAAAATGTTCTATCCGCTGCTATCAGCCGTAAGTGTACAATGCTGCATCCTGGATATGGCTTCCTTGCTGAGAATGCAGTATTTGTTGAAATGTGCAGAGAACATCGAATCAACTTTATCGGGCCTAAT CCTGACAGTATCCGTGTTATGGGTGACAAGTCAACTGCTAGAGAAACAATGAAGAAAGCAGGTGTTCCAACTGTACCAGGAAGTGATGGATTGTTGCAG AGTACGGAAGAAGCAATCAAGCTTGCCAATGAGATTGGATATCCTGTTATGATCAAG GCAACAGCTGGTGGTGGTGGCCGTGGCATGCGTCTAGCTAAAGAACCTGAGGAATTTGTGAAGTTGCTACAG CAAGCCAAGAGTGAGGCAGCAGCTGCATTTGGAAATGATGGAGTTTATTTGGAGAAGTACATTCAAAATCCAAGGCACATTGAGTTCCAG GTTCTTGCAGATAAATTTGGTAATGTCGTCCACTTTGGAGAGCGTGATTGCAGCATCCAG AGACGGAATCAAAAGCTGCTGGAAGAAGCACCCTCTCCTGCATTGACCCCAGAGTTGCGGAAAGCCATGGGTGATGCAGCGGTTGCAGCAGCAGCATCTATAGGATACATTGGTGTTGGAACAGTTGAGTTCCTTTTGGATGAAAGAGGTTCCTTCTACTTTATGGAAATGAACACTCGTATCCAG GTTGAGCATCCTGTGACAGAAATGATCTCCTCTGTGGACTTGATTGAGGAACAAATTCGTGTAGCTATGGGAGAAAAACTCCGGTACAAACAG GAAGATATTGTGCTCAGAGGACACTCAATTGAATGCCGTATCAATGCAGAAGATGCCTTTAAAGGATTCCGACCTGGACCAG GGAGAATAACAGCATATTTGCCATCTGGAGGCCCATTTGTTAGAATGGATAGCCATGTTTATCCTGACTATGTGGTTCCTCCGAGCTATGATTCCCTTCTTGGAAAG CTTATTGTATGGGCTCCAACTAGAGAAAAGGCAATTGAGCGCATGAAAAGAGCTCTTGATGACACTATCATTACAG GGGTTCCAACAACCATTGAATACCATAAACTTATACTTGAAGTGGAG GATTTCAAAAATGGCAAAGTTGATACTGCTTTTATCCCGAAGCACGAGCAGGAATTAGCAGCG CCCCAGAACCTGGTGCCAACAACTTCAGGCAAAGAACTAGCTGGCACAGCTGCTTAG
- the LOC115959513 gene encoding probable cinnamyl alcohol dehydrogenase 6, whose protein sequence is MAQTTPNHTQTVSGWAAHDTSGKITPYIFKRRENGVNDVTIEILYCGICHTDLHQVRNDWGITMYPIVPGHEITGLITKVGSNVKGFKVGDKVGVGCLAASCLDCEFCNSSQENYCDQVQFTYNGIFWDGTITYGGYSKMLVADHRYVVHIPENLAMDAAAPLLCAGITVFCPMKDNNLVGGAMGKKVGIVGLGGLGHVAVKFAKAFGHHVTVISTSPSKQNEAKARLGSDDFIVSTDDQQMQKARRSLDFILDTVSANHSLGPILELLKVNGTLVFVGAPEKPIELPSFPLIFGKRVVKGSMIGGMRETQEMMDICAKHNITCDIEVIKPDNINEAMDRLVRNDVRYRFVIDIAAL, encoded by the exons atggcTCAAACTACTCCAAACCACACACAAACTGTGTCCGGTTGGGCAGCACATGACACCTCGGGCAAGATCACCCCTTACATCTTCAAACGAAG AGAAAACGGCGTAAACGATGTTACCATAGAAATCTTGTACTGTGGGATTTGCCACACTGATCTCCACCAAGTCAGGAATGACTGGGGCATCACCATGTATCCTATTGTACCCGG GCATGAGATTACTGGGCTGATAACGAAGGTGGGAAGCAATGTAAAGGGGTTCAAAGTAGGAGATAAAGTAGGGGTAGGGTGCTTGGCAGCATCGTGTTTGGATTGTGAGTTTTGCAACAGCTCTCAGGAGAATTACTGTGACCAAGTTCAGTTCACTTACAATGGCATCTTCTGGGATGGTACTATCACTTATGGTGGCTACTCAAAAATGTTGGTTGCAGATCACAG ATACGTGGTGCACATACCAGAAAATCTGGCAATGGACGCCGCAGCACCGCTACTATGTGCGGGAATAACAGTGTTCTGCCCCATGAAAGACAATAACTTGGTCGGTGGAGCAATGGGGAAGAAGGTGGGGATAGTGGGTTTGGGAGGACTTGGACATGTGGCTGTCAAATTTGCCAAGGCATTTGGTCATCATGTTACTGTTATCAGTACCTCTCCATCCAAACAAAATGAAGCCAAAGCTCGTTTGGGCTCCGATGATTTCATAGTCAGCACCGACGATCAGCAAATGCAG AAAGCCAGGAGGAGCCTAGATTTCATTTTGGATACAGTATCAGCTAACCACTCCCTCGGTCCCATCTTGGAATTGCTCAAAGTGAATGGGACTTTGGTGTTTGTTGGTGCACCAGAGAAGCCAATTGAATTGCCTTCTTTTCCTTTGATATTTG GAAAGCGAGTTGTGAAGGGCAGTATGATAGGAGGAATGAGAGAGACACAAGAGATGATGGACATTTGTGCCAAGCATAACATTACTTGTGACATCGAGGTGATCAAACCGGACAATATTAACGAGGCCATGGATCGCCTTGTTAGGAATGATGTTCGGTATCGTTTTGTCATAGACATTGCAGCTCTTTAA